In the genome of Sphingopyxis sp. YF1, the window CGACCGTCGCGGTCAGCTTGTCGAAGAATTTGTACGACAGTTCGGCGAACAGCGCCTTCTGCTTCAGATGGTCGTTGATCGTGCGGTCGTAATAGATGTTCGCGGCGACGAACGGATTGAGTTCGCCGGTCAGCGGGCTGGCGCTCAGCAGCGTCGAACGCACCTTCGACTTGCGATCCTCGAGGAAGCCGCCGACCGTCCAGTTGAACGGGCCGCTGCCGGTCGACGAAAGCCGGACCTCGTTCGACCAGTTCTTCACGCTCTGCGGCTGGTACAGGCTGGAAAACTGGATGGTCCGCGTCAGCGCGAGATAGGGCGCAAGCTGTGCGGGGGTGCACACGCCGCCGACCGGTTTCAGATAGGTCGCACAGCCCGTCGCGGTGTCGCGGCCGTTGAAATTGTCGCTGACGTCGCCGACGACGATGCGATCACGATCGAAATAGGTCGAAACCGCGGTCAGCGCGACCGGACCGAAATCGTAGCGCAGCGTACCGCTGTAGATCCGGTTCTCGTCATAATTGCCCGATTCCGAACGCGCGTTGGTCGTGTGGCGCTGACCCGTTTCGAAGAACCAGCGCGATGCGTCGGTCGAAACCTTGGTGTAATAGGCGCCGAGGTCGATCGTGAGCTCGTCGGTGGGGGTAAAGCGCAGCAGCGCGCGGCCGCTGTAGCTGTAGCCGTCGTTGATGTTCTTCGTGCCGTAGTAGCTGTTGTCGATGTAGCCCGCGAACTGCTGATAGCTGCCGACGACGCGCAGCGCGAGCTTGTCGGAGACGATCGGCAGGTTGATCATGCCGTCGACGGTGGCGCCCGGATTGCCGCCCTTCACCGCCGACAGATTGACGCTCGCCGCGCCTTCGAGCTGGTCGGCCTTCGGCTTTTCATAGATGATGCGCACCGTTCCGCCCATCGAACCCGAACCGTAGAGCGTTCCCTGCGGCCCGCGAAGCACTTCCGCGCGTTCGACGTCGAAGACGCGGAAGTCGGGCGTGCTGCCTGCCGCGTCGCTGGTCGTTCCCACCGATCCGGCGACCGGCGATTCGTCATAATAGACGCCGACGGTCGGCTCACCGGCGCCGACGACGCCGCGCAGGATGACGCGCCGGTTGCCCGGACCATTGTCGACGATCCGCAGGCTCGGGGTGTTCTGGGTCAGTTCGGTAAAGCTGGTCGTGCCGGCGCGCTCGAGCGAATCGCCCGTCACCGCCGAAATGGCCAGCGGCGTATCCTGCAGGCGCGTCCCGCGCTTCAGCGCGGTAACGACGATTTCGCCGCCCGTCGAAGCCGCCACGTCCTGGCCCTGCCCGGCGTCCTCTTCCTGCGCCATCGCAGGCGAGACGCCGATCACGCACATGCCGGACAGCAGGAGCGCAGTGCGCGCCGCCCAAGCGCCACGGCGAACATTTCTTCCGTGATTTCGCATTCAGTCTTCCCCTTTTTTCAACCGTGGACCCATTTTTGAATTTTTCTGATGCTAACAGCTCACACCCCGAATGTACGTGGTATTTCCGCCTCAATGCCGGAATTTATTCGCCGATGTGTAAAAAAATCGTCATATCTTCGGATATGCGGGAGCGGCTGACAGGGCTGTCAACAAATCCCCCAAAAAGGCGGTTCGGCGGGAAGATTCGAACGTCGCGACATATCGATATGAAAACTAATAATATAATCATCCAATCCCGGCCGAACGTCATTTTCCCATGCGAAACGGAGTCGGCGAAGCCTTTTGATCCCGAAGAAAAATCCGATAG includes:
- a CDS encoding TonB-dependent receptor: MCVIGVSPAMAQEEDAGQGQDVAASTGGEIVVTALKRGTRLQDTPLAISAVTGDSLERAGTTSFTELTQNTPSLRIVDNGPGNRRVILRGVVGAGEPTVGVYYDESPVAGSVGTTSDAAGSTPDFRVFDVERAEVLRGPQGTLYGSGSMGGTVRIIYEKPKADQLEGAASVNLSAVKGGNPGATVDGMINLPIVSDKLALRVVGSYQQFAGYIDNSYYGTKNINDGYSYSGRALLRFTPTDELTIDLGAYYTKVSTDASRWFFETGQRHTTNARSESGNYDENRIYSGTLRYDFGPVALTAVSTYFDRDRIVVGDVSDNFNGRDTATGCATYLKPVGGVCTPAQLAPYLALTRTIQFSSLYQPQSVKNWSNEVRLSSTGSGPFNWTVGGFLEDRKSKVRSTLLSASPLTGELNPFVAANIYYDRTINDHLKQKALFAELSYKFFDKLTATVGSRWYEYDKTVGGVVDQGQIHYASVPSAYTEANTTENGFVHKFNLSYEFSRNLMIYAQAAEGFRPGGVNQAIGLPVALTGYSADSLWNYELGVKSQPIQGVYLNLTGYQIDWTNMQVSARTAGTGSVFGLISNVGAARIKGVELELNATPVQGLSLIANVGYTDAKLSEDQVSSIVVAAGRKGDRLPFVPKWNVSASAEYVWTLSDTLEGSVRLDGSYVGSSYSTLAKTDVYRRKVDDYGLINARIGIQAPDGNWSANLYVNNLFDALAITTKSSSANTGGLTVTHGAPPRTIGVAFTKRFR